In Marinobacter sp. LQ44, the following are encoded in one genomic region:
- the gspN gene encoding type II secretion system protein N has product MTEPQAKPFLRPAKILLLLLLGFLVYGVVLVLLVPAGWVWHQASRHIQLPPQVVVQQVSGRLWDGAAGVVVAGFPARVQWTLGWPSLTGLELPIGFSLVSSQSRVEGTASIGWPGNLDVTARGRIAVEEFEDLIRQSGGAMIEGDVSIDRLRLVFADNRLQQADGVGRWNGGLVTWPMGNQTGQAEFPPMQANIDTTEGGVALTVSEQGGDGPAADASILWDGMMELRVYKRMVDLAQQPWPDSARPGDVVFRVRQPILPGGF; this is encoded by the coding sequence ATGACTGAACCCCAAGCCAAGCCTTTCCTGCGCCCTGCCAAGATCCTGCTGCTGTTGCTGCTTGGCTTCCTGGTGTATGGGGTGGTGCTGGTGCTGTTGGTGCCGGCGGGGTGGGTTTGGCACCAGGCTTCCCGGCATATCCAGTTACCGCCGCAGGTAGTGGTGCAACAGGTGTCGGGTAGGCTCTGGGATGGCGCCGCAGGCGTTGTGGTTGCCGGTTTTCCAGCCCGGGTGCAGTGGACGTTGGGGTGGCCCTCGCTGACCGGGTTGGAGTTACCGATTGGATTTTCCCTGGTGTCGTCACAATCCCGGGTGGAGGGAACTGCTAGTATCGGTTGGCCGGGTAACCTGGATGTGACGGCCCGCGGCCGGATAGCGGTCGAGGAATTCGAAGATCTGATTCGTCAGAGTGGCGGAGCCATGATTGAAGGGGACGTCAGTATCGATCGACTGCGTCTGGTCTTCGCGGATAACCGATTGCAGCAAGCCGACGGTGTAGGGCGCTGGAATGGCGGGCTGGTTACCTGGCCTATGGGGAATCAGACCGGGCAGGCAGAGTTCCCGCCTATGCAGGCCAATATAGATACCACCGAGGGTGGCGTTGCGTTGACGGTATCGGAGCAGGGCGGCGATGGCCCCGCCGCAGATGCCAGTATTCTTTGGGACGGCATGATGGAGCTCAGGGTGTATAAGCGCATGGTTGACCTGGCGCAGCAGCCATGGCCCGACAGTGCGCGCCCGGGTGATGTAGTGTTCCGTGTTCGTCAGCCAATACTGCCGGGAGGGTTCTGA
- a CDS encoding type II secretion system protein N → MAGLAVHHQERLSRALANIILVALVVYLSSSAAKLTWLYAWSDRPVPDVPAQLGGQPGAQNRVPQASIAGYELFGRPEQQAGVAEVVRRSAPETGLRLRLEGVLIGQRPEDSGAIVAGSNGETEYYRVGETLPGNAELAEVESDRILIRRGGRYESLAFEEQLDSSVMVADAQVQAAESPDDFLAGARQQLDAEGAAALAAYGLRPADDSGASGYVYDGSNPMLNAVNLRQGDVITAINGQRLGDVEQDKSLLEDWRSQAQLDIEIERDGSILTVSYAIPEQWR, encoded by the coding sequence GTGGCAGGATTGGCAGTACATCATCAGGAGCGTCTATCCAGAGCCCTTGCAAACATTATTCTGGTCGCCCTGGTGGTTTATCTCAGTAGTTCGGCGGCCAAACTGACCTGGCTGTATGCATGGTCTGATCGGCCGGTTCCGGATGTACCGGCACAGTTGGGTGGCCAACCTGGTGCCCAGAACCGGGTGCCCCAGGCTTCCATCGCCGGTTACGAACTCTTCGGCCGGCCAGAGCAGCAGGCCGGTGTGGCAGAGGTTGTTCGCCGCAGCGCACCGGAAACCGGGTTACGGTTGCGCCTTGAGGGGGTGCTGATAGGGCAGCGGCCGGAAGACTCCGGTGCTATAGTTGCCGGAAGCAATGGTGAAACCGAGTATTACCGGGTAGGTGAAACCCTGCCCGGTAATGCAGAGCTGGCCGAGGTGGAATCAGACCGCATTCTGATTCGGCGTGGCGGCCGCTATGAGTCACTCGCATTTGAAGAACAGCTGGACTCTTCGGTAATGGTTGCGGACGCACAGGTTCAGGCGGCAGAATCGCCCGATGATTTCCTGGCCGGGGCCAGGCAGCAGCTGGATGCAGAAGGGGCTGCGGCACTGGCGGCTTATGGCTTGCGGCCAGCGGATGACAGCGGCGCTTCTGGGTATGTGTACGATGGCTCCAACCCGATGCTCAATGCGGTCAATCTGCGCCAGGGCGATGTCATTACTGCCATTAACGGTCAGCGCCTGGGTGATGTAGAACAGGATAAATCCCTGCTGGAAGACTGGCGCAGCCAGGCCCAGCTGGATATCGAGATAGAACGAGACGGCTCCATACTGACCGTTAGCTATGCCATACCCGAGCAGTGGCGCTGA
- the gspD gene encoding type II secretion system secretin GspD, producing MYNHKTNVLRTLVFLLLLPILSVAQAQDETWRLNLKDADIRAFVTQVADITGYSFVVDPRVKGKVTVLSSAPMNKHEIYDLFLAVLNVHGFTAIPGEEVIKIIQQVDAKQSAEILDRFEVTPSEQLITRVIQIDNANALELVPILRPLVAKYGHLAGVAAANALIVSDHSSNIQRIEQIVRELDSPSKYEVEVIQLREAWVGDMVKLLQELAPDELRRGSGDSSARKYSVTADERSNRLILRGDETFRDKMRGLIRQLDQPSATGGTTKVIRLKHADSKALTEILKGVMGEVVRESSTGGGSGGSGSSGSRSASFSVFADEGLNALVVRGEPSLMQEAEQIVAALDVRRAQVMIEAAIVEISDELGDQLGVQLAAGDESANAFPVMGTNLTSGEGMLGLNSVIGALVGDTLPQLGGGITVGAGQRDRDGLTWGILIQALSSSSAANLLSTPSIITLDNQESEIIVGQNVPFRTGQSTVTGDGTTNPFTTIERRDVGLSLKVTPTISADGLVRLVVEQTTEDISTTTVSGASDLITNKREIKTTVLADDGETVVLGGLIKDDFQVNKSKVPLLGDIPLLGRLFSSESETRIKRNLLVFLRPTIMLGKDESVAATTEKFNQLWDVNLEVREKLGLPAPEDQPSVDMLFQGRRQ from the coding sequence ATGTATAACCACAAGACCAACGTACTCCGGACCCTCGTGTTTCTTCTGCTGTTGCCGATCCTATCGGTGGCTCAGGCACAGGATGAAACCTGGCGGTTGAACCTCAAGGATGCGGACATCCGGGCCTTTGTCACTCAGGTGGCGGATATTACCGGGTACAGTTTTGTGGTGGACCCCAGGGTAAAGGGCAAGGTGACCGTGCTGTCCAGTGCGCCCATGAACAAGCACGAAATCTATGATCTGTTTCTGGCGGTATTGAATGTGCACGGTTTCACCGCCATTCCCGGGGAAGAAGTCATCAAGATTATCCAGCAGGTGGATGCAAAGCAGTCTGCCGAGATTCTGGATCGATTCGAGGTTACCCCATCTGAACAGCTGATTACCCGGGTTATCCAGATTGATAATGCCAATGCCCTGGAGTTGGTGCCGATCCTGCGGCCGCTGGTGGCCAAGTATGGTCATCTGGCCGGTGTGGCTGCGGCAAATGCCCTGATTGTCAGTGATCATTCATCGAACATTCAGCGAATTGAGCAGATTGTTCGCGAACTCGACAGCCCTTCCAAATACGAGGTTGAAGTTATCCAGCTCAGGGAAGCCTGGGTGGGTGACATGGTCAAACTCCTGCAGGAGCTCGCGCCCGATGAATTGCGTCGTGGCAGCGGTGACAGTTCCGCGAGAAAGTACAGCGTGACGGCGGATGAGCGGAGCAATCGGCTGATTCTCAGGGGCGACGAGACTTTTCGTGACAAAATGCGGGGCTTGATTCGTCAGCTTGATCAGCCCTCGGCAACTGGCGGCACGACAAAAGTCATCCGACTCAAGCACGCTGACTCCAAAGCCCTGACCGAAATTCTAAAGGGCGTGATGGGCGAAGTGGTGCGGGAATCGAGTACCGGCGGTGGCTCCGGGGGCAGTGGCTCATCGGGTAGCCGTTCGGCAAGCTTCTCGGTGTTCGCCGATGAAGGTTTGAATGCGCTGGTTGTCCGTGGCGAGCCGTCGTTGATGCAGGAGGCCGAGCAGATTGTGGCCGCTCTGGATGTGCGCCGGGCTCAGGTGATGATTGAAGCGGCGATTGTCGAGATCAGTGACGAGCTGGGCGATCAGTTGGGTGTGCAGCTGGCGGCGGGTGATGAGTCTGCCAACGCCTTCCCGGTGATGGGCACTAACCTTACCAGTGGTGAGGGCATGCTGGGGCTGAACTCGGTGATTGGTGCGCTGGTAGGCGATACCCTGCCGCAGTTGGGCGGCGGCATTACCGTTGGCGCTGGCCAGCGGGATCGGGACGGTCTCACCTGGGGGATTCTGATTCAGGCGCTGTCTTCCTCATCCGCTGCCAACCTGCTTTCGACACCGAGCATCATTACCCTGGATAATCAGGAATCCGAGATTATTGTGGGCCAGAACGTGCCGTTCAGAACGGGGCAGTCGACGGTCACCGGTGATGGAACCACCAACCCGTTTACCACCATTGAACGCCGTGACGTTGGTCTCTCCCTCAAGGTAACACCGACCATCAGTGCCGACGGCCTGGTTCGGCTGGTGGTCGAGCAGACCACCGAGGATATCTCTACCACGACGGTCTCGGGCGCTTCCGATCTGATCACCAACAAACGTGAAATCAAAACCACCGTGCTTGCCGATGACGGTGAAACCGTGGTTCTGGGCGGGCTGATCAAGGATGACTTCCAGGTCAACAAGAGTAAGGTACCGCTGCTGGGAGATATCCCATTGCTTGGGCGCCTGTTCTCCTCGGAGTCTGAAACCCGCATCAAGCGTAACCTGCTGGTCTTCCTGAGGCCGACCATCATGCTCGGCAAAGACGAGAGCGTGGCTGCCACTACCGAGAAGTTTAACCAGCTGTGGGACGTAAACCTTGAAGTCCGCGAAAAGCTCGGCCTGCCCGCCCCGGAAGACCAGCCCTCGGTGGATATGCTGTTCCAGGGGCGCAGGCAATAG
- a CDS encoding M48 family metallopeptidase, protein MANPGFFQRQAHARRNTGLLIVLFLTAVTLITLAVCLVGYLVTRSQTSALPFHYWLTSSHGLTTALAVVLLIGVGSLVRWADLAGGGSRVAKMVGARPIEPDTNDPEERKLRNIVEEMAIASGVPVPDLYVMDNETSINAFVAGYTPGEAVMVVTHGALTHLTRDELQGVVGHEFSHILNGDMRINVRLIALLAGILMLGQIGQFLLRAGFYSGGRSRNRDGRAQAAMGLIGLALMIIGYVGVFFGRLIQAAVSRQREMLADASSVQFTRNPEGIGSALFKIGMKGGYLDTTSHASDMNHMCFGESARMKFSTLLASHPPINERINAIQPGMLARLRSRLRDTEPSQKQRQSTARPAGKAGLNDLVNQVVAPARGRGSSSPVRSSLAPDTPQLAEKLSTRVGTVSAQSEAFAVQLLEQLPSTFRNLLYTRAGAIQLCYALLIFDLSPSIQKQRLALLTDHPLLGAQPDLLDKMLPALARLGETARFPVLELAMPALRKLDPDERDALLENVQKLVAADNRVSLFELALTTFLNRHLGLGAEQVVPVKYRNYRQVMPALRRLLSLFARAGTDTPEDADKLYLEAMAGFGTGQEESRAGKVSMRELREALEILNRLSPLLKPAVIDACGYCVTHDGKVDVREYELMRLVADQLDCPMPLRGLSPNGD, encoded by the coding sequence ATGGCAAACCCCGGTTTCTTCCAGCGCCAGGCCCATGCCCGGCGCAATACCGGCCTGTTAATCGTCCTGTTTCTGACAGCCGTCACATTGATTACCCTGGCTGTTTGCCTGGTCGGGTATCTGGTCACCCGCAGCCAAACCTCGGCTCTACCCTTCCATTACTGGCTCACCTCCAGCCACGGGCTCACCACCGCACTTGCGGTGGTGTTGCTTATAGGGGTCGGCTCGCTGGTTCGCTGGGCAGACCTGGCCGGTGGCGGTAGCCGGGTGGCCAAAATGGTGGGCGCCCGCCCGATTGAGCCCGACACCAACGATCCTGAAGAACGCAAGCTTCGCAACATCGTGGAGGAAATGGCCATCGCCAGTGGCGTGCCCGTGCCAGACCTGTACGTGATGGACAACGAAACCAGCATCAACGCCTTTGTGGCCGGCTACACGCCTGGTGAGGCCGTTATGGTGGTTACCCACGGCGCACTTACCCACCTCACCAGAGACGAGCTTCAGGGCGTGGTGGGGCACGAGTTCAGCCATATATTGAATGGCGATATGCGCATTAACGTCCGGCTGATTGCGCTGCTGGCCGGCATTCTGATGCTTGGTCAGATTGGCCAGTTCCTGCTTCGGGCAGGTTTCTACAGCGGCGGCCGAAGCCGAAATCGGGATGGCCGTGCGCAGGCTGCAATGGGCCTGATCGGTTTGGCCCTGATGATCATCGGCTATGTGGGTGTGTTCTTCGGCCGGCTGATTCAGGCTGCGGTATCCCGGCAAAGGGAAATGCTGGCGGACGCCTCCTCCGTACAATTTACCCGTAACCCCGAGGGCATAGGCAGCGCCCTGTTCAAAATTGGCATGAAGGGCGGCTACCTGGACACCACCAGCCATGCCAGCGATATGAACCACATGTGTTTTGGCGAGTCGGCACGGATGAAGTTCAGCACCCTGCTCGCGTCCCACCCGCCCATCAACGAACGCATCAATGCCATCCAGCCCGGCATGCTGGCTCGCCTGCGCAGCCGCCTGAGAGACACGGAACCAAGCCAAAAGCAGCGCCAGAGCACCGCGAGGCCGGCCGGCAAGGCTGGCCTGAACGATCTGGTCAACCAAGTTGTCGCGCCTGCCAGGGGCCGTGGTAGCTCATCACCGGTGCGCTCTTCCCTGGCACCCGACACTCCACAGCTGGCTGAAAAGTTGTCCACACGGGTAGGCACCGTCAGCGCCCAGAGCGAAGCCTTTGCCGTCCAGCTTCTGGAACAATTGCCATCCACCTTCCGTAACCTGCTCTACACCCGCGCCGGCGCAATTCAGCTGTGCTATGCCCTGCTGATCTTTGATCTTTCGCCGAGCATCCAGAAACAACGGCTGGCGCTGTTAACCGATCACCCGCTACTGGGCGCTCAGCCAGACCTGCTGGACAAGATGCTGCCGGCCCTGGCAAGACTGGGTGAAACTGCACGCTTCCCGGTACTGGAACTGGCCATGCCGGCATTGCGGAAACTGGACCCGGACGAACGCGACGCCCTGCTTGAAAACGTTCAGAAGCTGGTCGCAGCCGACAACCGGGTCAGCCTGTTCGAGCTGGCCCTGACCACCTTCCTGAACCGGCATCTCGGGCTTGGCGCAGAACAGGTTGTACCGGTCAAATACCGGAATTATCGCCAGGTGATGCCGGCCCTGCGGCGCCTGCTCAGCCTGTTTGCCCGGGCCGGCACCGACACCCCTGAGGATGCGGACAAGCTGTATCTCGAAGCCATGGCCGGCTTTGGTACCGGTCAGGAAGAAAGCAGAGCCGGAAAGGTGTCCATGCGGGAACTGAGAGAAGCGCTGGAAATACTGAATCGGCTGTCGCCGCTGCTGAAGCCCGCCGTCATCGACGCCTGCGGCTACTGCGTGACCCACGATGGCAAGGTGGATGTGCGGGAGTATGAGTTAATGCGGCTGGTAGCAGACCAGCTGGATTGCCCGATGCCACTAAGGGGTCTGTCCCCGAACGGGGACTGA
- a CDS encoding LemA family protein: MGTTVIGLVVIAVVILYLVFIYNNLVSLRNQFKNGFAQIDVQLQRRHDLIPNLVEAAKAYLVHEKSTLTQVMEARNNAVSAQKDAAKDPGDGTKIQRLGSAENLLTKALANFYAVSENYPELKANETIQQLMEELSSTENRVAFARQAYNDGVMTYNIFREKFPNNIVAGMFAFKETAQLQLETPEARQVPKVSF; this comes from the coding sequence ATGGGAACGACCGTCATCGGCCTTGTTGTTATTGCCGTTGTCATACTGTACCTGGTGTTTATCTACAACAACCTGGTATCGCTGCGTAATCAGTTCAAGAATGGCTTTGCGCAGATTGATGTGCAGCTACAGCGCCGCCATGACCTGATTCCCAACCTGGTGGAAGCCGCCAAGGCCTACCTTGTTCACGAAAAATCGACGCTGACCCAGGTGATGGAAGCCCGCAACAACGCCGTCAGCGCCCAGAAAGACGCGGCGAAAGACCCGGGGGACGGCACCAAGATCCAGCGTTTGGGCAGTGCCGAGAACCTGCTGACCAAAGCCCTGGCAAACTTCTACGCCGTTTCTGAAAACTACCCGGAACTGAAAGCCAACGAAACCATCCAGCAACTGATGGAAGAACTCTCCAGCACCGAAAACCGGGTGGCCTTTGCCCGCCAGGCCTACAATGACGGCGTGATGACCTACAACATTTTCCGCGAGAAGTTCCCGAACAATATTGTTGCCGGCATGTTTGCCTTCAAGGAAACCGCCCAGCTGCAACTGGAAACCCCGGAAGCGCGCCAGGTACCAAAAGTCAGCTTCTGA
- a CDS encoding putative bifunctional diguanylate cyclase/phosphodiesterase: MQTAFKVENHLGYRILRWVLIVALLTGILVSTVQVALDARRVSMELERQANQTMAMVRYAATQSAFSIDDTLAQQVVDGLFALEPIHLARISHPDGDQLGGRLRPLQNRAFRPITDPIFGSIREYRESLHRGTSPDTIYGYLEVRYDTAPIAENWLNRALITFGSGIALALILGLVLFVVFHLVLTRPLLRIVQSVRKVDPARPDDRLIAVPDGHRADELGLWVNATNNLLVSIAESQKRHQEAEDRVNRLARYDTLTGLPSRDAFMEDLQHDIVSARESHGTLALMVCGIDDFKSVNEQCGFRTGDTILQTVASRLTANLPSERFSVARLGSDQFVVVEKRLRDGFQAADTAEKILGSFATPINAGNHRISMTATLGIALFPSDADQADRLLQSAEQTMALAKQNGHNHFQFYVASIDQEIRERKQLEKDLSNALANHEFHLVYQPQINLETKRIIGAEALLRWEHPERGMIPPDHFIPVAESNGAIVEIGQWVLDQACWQAARWASEGSPLRIAVNLSAVQLRQESIVDDILNTLKRHNIPAGRLELEVTETSFMTNLTDAVAKLHRLHRAGISIAVDDFGTGYSSLTYLKQMPVQHLKIDKQFIRDLLVNEEDTRIANTIIDLGKSLNLTVVAEGVETAEQEYYLSQRGCKLAQGYFFSKPLPPKEFETFVQTFHARIVENNA, encoded by the coding sequence ATGCAAACTGCCTTCAAAGTTGAAAATCACCTGGGATACCGAATCCTGCGCTGGGTGCTGATTGTCGCCCTGTTGACAGGCATCCTGGTCAGCACCGTTCAGGTTGCTCTCGACGCCAGGCGGGTATCCATGGAACTGGAACGCCAGGCCAACCAGACCATGGCAATGGTTCGTTACGCCGCCACCCAGTCCGCTTTCAGTATTGATGACACCCTGGCCCAGCAAGTGGTTGATGGCCTTTTCGCGCTGGAGCCCATTCACCTGGCTCGCATTTCTCACCCGGATGGCGACCAATTGGGCGGCCGGCTCAGGCCACTGCAAAACCGGGCATTCCGCCCAATTACCGACCCCATTTTCGGCAGCATTCGTGAATACCGCGAAAGCCTGCACCGAGGCACCAGCCCAGACACGATCTACGGCTACCTTGAAGTGCGCTACGACACTGCCCCTATCGCTGAGAACTGGCTGAACCGCGCATTGATCACCTTTGGTTCGGGCATTGCACTGGCACTGATTCTGGGCCTTGTACTGTTCGTGGTGTTCCATCTGGTGCTTACCCGCCCCCTTTTACGCATTGTACAATCCGTTCGCAAAGTCGACCCGGCACGGCCCGACGACCGGCTGATTGCGGTTCCGGACGGACATCGGGCAGACGAGCTTGGGCTATGGGTGAACGCCACCAATAATCTTCTGGTCTCTATCGCTGAGAGCCAGAAAAGGCATCAGGAAGCCGAAGATCGGGTCAACCGCCTGGCACGCTATGACACTCTGACCGGGCTGCCCAGCCGCGATGCATTCATGGAAGACCTGCAACACGACATCGTGTCTGCCAGGGAATCCCATGGCACACTGGCATTGATGGTTTGCGGCATTGATGACTTCAAATCCGTGAACGAACAGTGCGGCTTCCGAACTGGCGACACCATATTGCAGACGGTCGCCAGTCGCCTGACCGCCAACCTGCCTTCGGAACGGTTCAGTGTTGCCCGGCTGGGCAGCGACCAGTTTGTCGTTGTCGAGAAGCGGCTTCGCGATGGATTTCAGGCAGCCGATACCGCCGAAAAGATTCTGGGCAGCTTCGCCACCCCGATCAACGCCGGCAACCATCGCATATCCATGACGGCTACCCTGGGTATTGCCCTGTTCCCCTCCGATGCTGACCAGGCCGACCGGCTTCTGCAAAGCGCAGAACAGACCATGGCACTGGCCAAACAGAACGGACACAATCATTTCCAGTTCTACGTAGCCAGCATTGATCAGGAGATCCGGGAGCGCAAACAGCTTGAGAAAGACCTGAGTAACGCACTGGCAAACCACGAGTTCCATCTGGTTTACCAGCCTCAGATCAACCTCGAGACCAAACGCATTATCGGTGCCGAAGCACTGCTGCGCTGGGAACATCCCGAGCGAGGCATGATTCCTCCTGATCACTTCATCCCCGTTGCCGAGTCCAATGGCGCCATCGTCGAGATTGGCCAATGGGTACTGGACCAGGCCTGCTGGCAAGCCGCTCGATGGGCCAGTGAAGGTTCTCCCCTCAGAATTGCCGTGAACCTGTCTGCTGTTCAGCTTCGCCAGGAATCCATCGTCGATGACATCCTGAACACCCTGAAACGCCACAACATTCCCGCCGGCCGGCTAGAGCTTGAGGTCACCGAAACCAGCTTCATGACCAATCTCACCGACGCCGTGGCCAAGCTGCATCGCCTGCATCGGGCAGGCATCAGCATCGCGGTGGACGATTTTGGCACCGGATACTCGTCTCTCACCTACCTGAAGCAGATGCCGGTTCAGCACCTGAAAATCGACAAGCAGTTCATTCGGGACTTGCTGGTCAACGAGGAAGACACACGAATTGCCAACACCATCATTGATCTTGGCAAAAGCCTGAACCTCACCGTTGTGGCCGAAGGGGTTGAAACCGCTGAGCAAGAGTACTATCTGAGCCAGCGTGGTTGTAAACTGGCCCAGGGGTACTTTTTCAGCAAGCCACTGCCACCCAAGGAATTTGAGACGTTTGTACAGACTTTCCATGCCCGTATCGTGGAAAATAACGCCTGA
- the sodB gene encoding superoxide dismutase [Fe] translates to MAFELPALPYEKNALEPHMSQETLEYHYGKHHQTYVTKLNGLIDGTDNASKSLEDIIKSASGPLFNNAAQVWNHTFFWNCLSPNGGGEPTGAAKEAIEKAFGSFEEFKKEFNDKAANNFGSGWTWLVKKADGSVAIVNTSNAETPLTGADKPVLTVDVWEHAYYIDYRNSRPNYLEGFWNLVNWNFVNENLA, encoded by the coding sequence ATGGCATTTGAACTTCCCGCACTGCCTTACGAAAAAAACGCACTGGAACCGCACATGTCCCAGGAAACCCTGGAATACCATTACGGCAAGCATCACCAGACCTACGTCACCAAGCTGAATGGCCTGATCGACGGCACCGATAATGCCAGCAAATCCCTGGAAGACATTATCAAGAGCGCGAGCGGCCCACTGTTTAACAACGCTGCGCAGGTATGGAACCACACCTTCTTCTGGAACTGCCTGAGCCCGAACGGCGGTGGCGAGCCCACTGGCGCTGCCAAAGAGGCGATCGAGAAGGCATTTGGTTCTTTCGAAGAGTTCAAGAAAGAATTCAACGACAAAGCCGCCAACAACTTCGGCTCAGGCTGGACCTGGCTGGTGAAGAAGGCCGACGGCAGCGTAGCCATCGTCAATACCAGCAATGCGGAAACTCCGCTGACCGGCGCTGACAAGCCGGTACTGACCGTTGACGTCTGGGAACACGCCTACTACATCGACTACCGGAACAGCCGCCCGAACTACCTCGAAGGCTTCTGGAACCTGGTCAACTGGAATTTCGTTAACGAAAATCTGGCCTGA
- a CDS encoding 5-(carboxyamino)imidazole ribonucleotide synthase: protein MRIGVLGAGQLGRMLALAGYPLAKDFVLYDMSGSPSAGLGEVIIDRDGQYLDDFISRVDRVTYEFEHLPVTVAEELAKHKPVHPCPRALEVCQNREAEKTLFGRLGIPTPQWQIADSAESLKAAAEELGCPVIAKSITEGYDGKGQAVLKTPEEAQAAWSSIGHPRVIVEKFVNFKREVSIIAVRAEDGDLAFYPIAENTHHEGILRYSIAPAPALQAHIQQDAEKYIKSLLNELNYVGVLTLELFETNDGLVANEMAPRVHNSGHWTIEGAMTSQFENHIRAVSGHALGNVEARGLSCMINIIGEHGDIERILELPYAHVHLYNKGERPGRKLGHVNILADSYEELVWRVRNCAQFLPGSPEFTSTLTPRG, encoded by the coding sequence ATGAGAATTGGTGTACTTGGCGCCGGCCAGCTAGGCCGCATGCTAGCCCTCGCAGGCTACCCCCTGGCCAAAGACTTCGTGCTCTATGACATGTCCGGCAGCCCCAGCGCCGGCCTTGGCGAAGTGATCATCGACCGTGACGGCCAATACCTGGACGACTTCATCTCCCGGGTGGACCGCGTTACCTACGAATTCGAACACCTGCCCGTCACCGTGGCAGAAGAACTCGCCAAACACAAACCCGTGCATCCCTGCCCCAGAGCCCTGGAAGTTTGCCAGAACCGCGAAGCCGAAAAGACCCTGTTCGGCCGCCTGGGCATCCCCACACCCCAATGGCAAATTGCAGACAGCGCCGAGTCACTCAAAGCCGCTGCCGAAGAACTCGGCTGCCCGGTGATTGCCAAGTCCATCACCGAAGGCTACGACGGCAAAGGCCAGGCCGTCCTGAAAACACCGGAAGAAGCACAAGCCGCCTGGAGCAGCATCGGGCACCCACGGGTGATCGTCGAAAAGTTCGTCAACTTCAAACGTGAAGTATCGATTATTGCCGTGCGCGCCGAGGACGGCGACCTGGCCTTCTACCCCATCGCCGAGAACACCCACCACGAAGGCATCCTTCGTTATTCCATTGCTCCCGCGCCTGCCCTTCAGGCACACATTCAGCAAGACGCAGAGAAATACATCAAATCTCTGCTGAACGAATTGAACTACGTGGGCGTATTAACCCTCGAGCTTTTTGAAACCAATGACGGGCTGGTCGCCAACGAAATGGCGCCGCGAGTGCACAACTCCGGGCACTGGACCATCGAAGGCGCCATGACCAGTCAGTTTGAAAACCACATTCGCGCTGTCAGCGGCCATGCCCTGGGTAATGTGGAAGCCCGGGGGCTTAGCTGCATGATAAACATCATCGGCGAGCATGGAGACATTGAACGCATACTGGAACTGCCCTACGCTCATGTTCACCTCTACAATAAAGGTGAGCGCCCGGGGCGCAAGCTGGGGCATGTAAATATTCTGGCCGACAGCTATGAAGAGCTGGTTTGGCGGGTCCGGAACTGCGCACAGTTCCTGCCCGGCAGCCCCGAGTTTACAAGTACTCTTACACCAAGGGGTTGA
- the purE gene encoding 5-(carboxyamino)imidazole ribonucleotide mutase has product MQPLVGLIMGSKSDWPTMEHAADMLEKLGVAYETRVVSAHRTPDLLFDYAKTAADRGLKVIIAGAGGAAHLPGMVASQTSLPVLGVPVQSKALNGLDSLLSIVQMPGGIAVGTLAIGKAGATNAGLLAAQIIGTSDDGVRKAVDEFRAKQTQTILDNPDPRDQ; this is encoded by the coding sequence ATGCAGCCGCTTGTAGGACTCATCATGGGCTCGAAATCCGACTGGCCCACCATGGAACACGCCGCCGACATGCTCGAGAAACTCGGCGTCGCCTACGAAACCCGGGTGGTCTCCGCCCACCGCACCCCCGACCTGCTCTTTGACTACGCCAAAACCGCAGCCGACCGCGGCCTGAAAGTCATCATTGCAGGCGCCGGCGGTGCCGCGCACCTGCCCGGCATGGTTGCCTCCCAGACCTCTCTGCCAGTACTGGGCGTTCCGGTACAATCAAAGGCCCTGAACGGCCTGGATTCACTGCTGTCTATCGTACAGATGCCCGGCGGCATCGCCGTTGGCACCCTGGCTATCGGCAAAGCCGGGGCAACCAACGCTGGTCTGCTGGCAGCACAGATTATCGGCACGTCTGATGATGGCGTCCGCAAGGCTGTTGACGAGTTCAGAGCGAAACAGACACAAACAATTCTGGATAACCCTGATCCCAGAGATCAGTGA